From Vigna unguiculata cultivar IT97K-499-35 chromosome 5, ASM411807v1, whole genome shotgun sequence, the proteins below share one genomic window:
- the LOC114183958 gene encoding uncharacterized protein LOC114183958 produces the protein MASTVFTYPSLHLHIHSQKPSNPSHFSIHSQPRNHFSIRCTSPESTPLEDNFLTPDPSFSTVNSEESFPIEKRRRSEIVRERRGKKLVQPEPPNFEIGWKRTKEIKQEVPVGYVIADFLEKLETLMGKQFGSTELLAKVGEIVAERAREEAEILMDEGKVEERMVTELFRVLKLMEMDLAMVKASVKEETLGERLEQAKARCRQAILVAYSF, from the coding sequence ATGGCTTCCACAGTGTTCACATATCCTTCTCTTCACCTTCACATCCACTCACAAAAACCATCAAATCCATCACACTTTTCCATTCACAGCCAACCCAGAAACCACTTTTCCATCAGATGCACATCTCCAGAATCCACTCCTCTCGAGGACAATTTTCTAACCCCAGACCCTTCCTTCAGCACAGTGAACAGCGAAGAATCTTTTCCCATTGAGAAGAGAAGAAGGTCAGAGATAGTGAGAGAAAGAAGGGGAAAGAAGCTTGTGCAGCCTGAGCCTCCAAACTTTGAAATTGGATGGAAGAGGACAAAAGAGATAAAGCAAGAGGTGCCAGTAGGGTATGTGATAGCTGACTTCTTGGAGAAGCTAGAGACCCTCATGGGGAAGCAGTTTGGATCAACAGAACTGTTGGCAAAGGTGGGAGAAATTGTGGCTGAGAGGGCAAGAGAAGAGGCTGAGATTCTCATGGATGAAGGGAAAGTGGAGGAGAGAATGGTCACTGAACTTTTCAGAGTGTTGAAGTTGATGGAGATGGATTTGGCTATGGTGAAGGCTTCTGTCAAGGAGGAGACTTTGGGAGAGAGGCTTGAGCAGGCCAAGGCAAGGTGCAGGCAAGCCATTCTTGTTGCTTATTCCTTTTGA